The [Clostridium] celerecrescens 18A genomic sequence TAATAATGATTGATAATAATATTATGCTTAATTGAGGGAGTGGCAAAGTTTGCAAGATGTTTTTATAGGTTAGATAGCGGATAATAAATCCGTGTAATAAAAATATTCCAATGGTATTTTGGCCTATACTCGTGATAATACCCATATTTTTGTTGGGTATAAACATACATAAAAATGTTATGAATATTACAGATATTATAAGAAAAAAAGCACGATTCCATATACTGTATTGTAATTCATGGTAAGGCAAAGAGTGATATGCCCAAGATGCTTGGATTTTGTGCTGAGCCAGATACAATATACAGCTTACTAAAACAACACAAAGCAAAGTGAGAAACTTGGGAAGTATATTAGTTTTCCTTTCACCAGGCTTAAAAATTTGGAAATTTCTTATCTTCAGATAGTACCCGCTTACAAAGAATGGGAACATTACTAATATTCTTGACAAGCTGAGATAATACGAAACTGTGTCAATATATCCCACTAACAAAGCGATTATGCATCCAATTATAAGTATACATTTTAATATTTTTTCTGTATCACTAAATATTGAAATTACTATATTCCATAAAAAAAGGGCTAATAAATACCAAAGAATCCAATATGGAGTGGTATATTGAAATTTTATAGTTTCGTGTAATATGTATTTTGCAAATGCAATATAACAGGTTTGAAAAACTATGTACGGATAGAAATATTTTGAGATTAATATTTCTTTAGTCGTTTTTTTACAACAATATCCTGAAATAAAAGCAAATGCGGGCATATGGAAAGAATAAATTAGTAAATACAGGAATCTGCTGCTTTTAAATGGCATCTGTTCACAAAGATGACCAAAAACAACTAAAAATATTAATATACACTTTATGTTATCAATCTGGAAGATTCTAGATTTTTTATCCATTTTTATCTCCTGTTTAGCTTTGTCTATGTATCTCGAATGATACCATAAAAAATGTAAAAAGTATATTGACGATTATTTTTATCAATCAGCTAGTCCCTTAAGGGACTAATTTTTTATTCATGGACAAAATCAAATAAAAAATGGAACTATAATTGAAATCGAGGAGAGTAGCAACGGAAGAAGCTTCCGGATGCATTTTGCGGATCCTCAGAAGTATCTCACAACGCTGGCAATGCTTACCCAGGACAATTTAAGTGCCTACCAGGTACAAACTAGTCAGGGCCTTGTATGTGCGAATCCGGTGAACAAGGTGTGCAGACGCAGGCGGTTGCTCCAATATGGGCCGATGATGGTATCCGAACCGTATACTTTCATAAATTTCTTTATTTATTATAAACAGGCACTTATCTATTCGGAACAAGCACTTATCTATTCGGATATATATATAAATATATTAGAAATATAAATAAAGGAATCATAAATATGCATTATGATTATCGATATGGCAATTTATATTCAAGAGGAAATATATATTCAGGCATGAACTGGATACCCACACAAGAAGAAAACGGAGCAAAATATAGGCTTTTTGAAAATCAAATTACAGGCCCGACAGGTCCTACAGGCCCGCCAGGTCCTACAGGCCCGACAGGTCCGACAGGTCCGATTGGTCCTACAGGCCCGACAGGTCCTATAGTCCCGCCAGGTCCGACAGGTCCTACAGGCCCGACAGGTCCTATAGTCCCGACAGGTCCGACTGGCCCGACAGCCCCGCCAGGTCCTACAGCACCAACAGGTCCGACAGGTCCTACAGCACCAACAGGCCCGACAGTACCTACAGGCCCCACAAGATTTCCAGGCTTTCCAGGGCTCAAAATACCAACAAGTCCGACAACTCCGACAGGCCCGACGAGACCTATGGGTCCCACTAGTCCAACAGGTCCAACAGGTCCTATGATTCCAACAGGTCCTACCGCTCCGATGGCTTCTTCAATT encodes the following:
- a CDS encoding acyltransferase family protein, producing MDKKSRIFQIDNIKCILIFLVVFGHLCEQMPFKSSRFLYLLIYSFHMPAFAFISGYCCKKTTKEILISKYFYPYIVFQTCYIAFAKYILHETIKFQYTTPYWILWYLLALFLWNIVISIFSDTEKILKCILIIGCIIALLVGYIDTVSYYLSLSRILVMFPFFVSGYYLKIRNFQIFKPGERKTNILPKFLTLLCVVLVSCILYLAQHKIQASWAYHSLPYHELQYSIWNRAFFLIISVIFITFLCMFIPNKNMGIITSIGQNTIGIFLLHGFIIRYLTYKNILQTLPLPQLSIILLSIIIILACSSKPAIILLKPLIMLPLKRK